The following is a genomic window from Litorimonas taeanensis.
CCCAGCCAGAGGACAAAAGGGCTTTAACCCCAAGTCTCAAGGCGGACGGCGCAACACCTCTCGCGATAAATTCAAAGGTCGTAACAACAACCAAAGACACGCCGCAAAAACAGGTGCAAATCGTTCTTTGTCTCAGGGCAAAGGTAAAGCCTCGATTAAAAACTCACCTTTTGCTGCCTTGGCCGCATTACAAATAGATAGCGGCGACAAAAAGAAAGATGATAAATCTTGAGCAGAAGCGTGCGAGCGAAAGATACTTCCTCTCACGCCTCTGAAAGTGATGCCTGCCGTCTAGATATATGGCTGTATCGAACTCGGCTTTTAAAAACGCGCGCCCTTGCGGGGCATCTCATATCAAAGGGCAAAATTCGTTTGCGCAGAAACGGGCAAATGGAACGTATAAAAAAGCCTCACGCCCTTATTCGCCCAGGCGATCAAGTCACGTTTATGCGCGGTACGGAATTGATTAATGCCGAAATGATTGCCTCAGGCACAAGGCGCGGGCCTGCATCTGAGGCTCAAACGCTCTATTTAAGGCTAGATGACACAGAATCAGCGTCATAATGTGAGCTTATATTGACAATTCGCTCTCTAATCGGCAGAGGCTAGCCGAAATTTATATTCGGAGATCTCTGCGTGACTTATATCGTCAAAGACGAATGTGTGAAATGCAAATTCATGGACTGTGTTGAAGTCTGTCCTGTTGATTGTTTTTACGAAGGTGAAAACATGCTCGTCATCCACCCTGATGAGTGTATTGATTGCGGTGTGTGTGAGCCTGAATGCCCTGTTGATGCGATCGTTCCTGACACCGAAGATGACCCAGATGGGAAATGGCTGGCTATTAACTCAAAATATGCTGAAATCTGGCCTGTTATCACAGTTAAAAAAGAGCCCCCCGCTGACCGCGAGGACTTCGAATCAGAAACAGGTAAATTTGAAAAATATTTTTCTGAAAAGCCTGGCACAGGCGACGAATAGCTCGAAGTTTCAGGGATTCTCTCTCTCACGACAGAAATGTGACGGGTGAGTCGCTTTTTCTGTTTTTTTATGATATAGACATGTTTCGAAAGCGGTGCCGCTCTCTTTGAGAGGCACCGTTTCTTTATAAATTATACAGCTTACCCGCGGTGGACATACCCACTGGACAAGCAAGTTATGACGAAAAAGGCTGTTCGCTTTATGGCAACTGATAAAAAAACAACGACCTCTAAAAAGAAAGCTTCCGCTAAAAAAACTTCCAAACGTGCCTTCCGACCCGGTCAGCACATTGTTTACCCCGCCCATGGCGTTGGTGAAGTCATTGGCATTGAGCAACAAGTCATCGCTGGTTTTGACATCGAAGTTTATGTCGTTCTCTTTGAACAAGATAAAATGACCCTTCGCGTTCCTACGGATAAAGCCGAAAATTCTGGGATGCGCGCTTTATCAAACGAACTTATTTTGAAAGACTCATTCACAACCCTCAAAGGTCGCGCCCGTATTAAACGCACTATGTGGTCTCGTCGCGCCCAAGAATATGAAGCCAAAATCAACTCTGGTGATTTGATTTTAGTTTCAGAAGTTGTTCGTGATTTACATCGTACAGATGCCCAACCTGAACAAAGCTATTCTGAACGTCAGCTCTATGAAGCGGCCATAGACAGAATGGTACGCGAAGTCGCGGCCATTAAGAAATGTTCCCGTGATGTGGCGCTGGGCGAAGTTTTAGAAACTCTTACGGTTGCCCGTAATCGTCAGGCCGCTAAAGCCGCTAAAGATGCCGAGAAAGCGGCCTCTGAAAGTGATGACGGCGAAGATACAGCCGCCGCGTAAATAGATTTCATTGTTTTGAAAAGGCCCTCAATTGAAGGGCCTTTTTTTTGGCCTCAAAATTTTTGGACTCAATATGGTTCTTTTTTGATAATAAATGCACAATCAATCATAGGGTGTACCCTCTGGCAAAGTTTTTGCAGTGTTATCTGAGAACCCACCTTGCCTCTTCGTAATCTGAAGACGATATTATAATTATAGTAAATGAGCGTTAACTTATGAGACCATCACCCCTGACCTTGTCCACACGAAGCCTTTTAGTAAGCGTGGCCGCCTTTACGTTAACCGCTTGTGGTGGAGGTTCTTCTAGCAGCCCAAGTCAAACACTTCCGCCGCCGCCGACGCCCCCCGTCAGCTCGGCACCGACTTGGACAAAAGGTGTTTTCGAAGACCAGATGCAGTTCAAAAACCGCTGTGAAGTGGTACGCACGGGGACGGATTCCGAAGGGAATAGCTTTCCGGACGTCGCGGGCTCAACACTACAAGAAAACCATTGGCTTCGGTCTTGGTCGAATGAGACTTACCTGTGGAACCGAGAAATCGAAGATCAAAACCCTGCTAACTTTACGAGTCCTGTCGGGTATTTTGCAGAACTGAAAACCTTTGCCACAACGGCCTCTGGTGAGAGCAAAGACGACTTCCATTTCAGCCAACCTACGGCAGACTTTTTAGACAGCCGTAATAATACGGCCAGTTCTGGCTATGGCGTTCGGTTTCGGGCTTTCCAATCCTCTCCGCCCAACCGTGACTTTCGCGTTCTTTACACAGAAAGTAATTCACCTGCCTCAGAAGTCGTCAATGGCAAAGTTCAATTTGCCCGCGGTGCCAGAATATTAGAGGTAGACGGAGCTGACCTGCTTAATGGCAATGATATTGACACTCTCAATGCTGGATTATTTCCGGCCACGGCGGGTGAAACACATACCTTCCGTATCCAAGACCCGGATGGTTCCGCCCCGCGCACAATTACGATTATTTCTGAAGACATAGCCGCAGAACCCGTGAACCGTACGAAGGTCATAACCACACCTACGGGTAAGGTTGGATATAT
Proteins encoded in this region:
- the fdxA gene encoding ferredoxin FdxA; translated protein: MTYIVKDECVKCKFMDCVEVCPVDCFYEGENMLVIHPDECIDCGVCEPECPVDAIVPDTEDDPDGKWLAINSKYAEIWPVITVKKEPPADREDFESETGKFEKYFSEKPGTGDE
- a CDS encoding CarD family transcriptional regulator, whose product is MATDKKTTTSKKKASAKKTSKRAFRPGQHIVYPAHGVGEVIGIEQQVIAGFDIEVYVVLFEQDKMTLRVPTDKAENSGMRALSNELILKDSFTTLKGRARIKRTMWSRRAQEYEAKINSGDLILVSEVVRDLHRTDAQPEQSYSERQLYEAAIDRMVREVAAIKKCSRDVALGEVLETLTVARNRQAAKAAKDAEKAASESDDGEDTAAA
- a CDS encoding S4 domain-containing protein, with the translated sequence MRAKDTSSHASESDACRLDIWLYRTRLLKTRALAGHLISKGKIRLRRNGQMERIKKPHALIRPGDQVTFMRGTELINAEMIASGTRRGPASEAQTLYLRLDDTESAS